A genomic region of Bradyrhizobium sp. ORS 278 contains the following coding sequences:
- a CDS encoding MFS transporter, whose protein sequence is MTDIAPQRTTIDNAVRYLIQNYSPKGNRVGWLMMASILVEAWDLYSIAFVLIFIKEQFNPGPLELGLAAAGTQGGALIGALLGGWLSDKIGRRWMFLGTMTMFVVLAVAQAFVPNVAWLIVIRFLLGLPLGSDISTGYTYIMESMAKGQREVMGNRWQFMFAVGEVLTLGVIALFLIAEINHETVWRVTLGLGAVPALIILFLRHDVPETAVWLVQHGRFREAKDVARQMYNDDLPMLPNQDMVVEKPSTWDFLSDLRKDPIRWRATIYGWIACFAQGAEFATFGFYLPVLFTMVGVSTTLGNNLVTMALFCLAAVSGWVGPLLTPRIGHRGIGIAGFAIVLVSLIVAAGALYTGHTIILPFAAAAMLWGHYWDASNCMTIPTMVARPRYRGTASGFAYMFVKLPSFLAIFLFPALFTAIGQANATLFVAIFPLAGLLAAIFILPEVYGYEAD, encoded by the coding sequence ATGACCGACATCGCCCCGCAGCGCACCACGATCGACAACGCCGTCCGCTATCTGATCCAGAACTACAGCCCCAAGGGCAATCGCGTCGGCTGGCTGATGATGGCCTCGATCCTGGTCGAGGCCTGGGATCTCTATTCGATCGCCTTCGTGCTGATCTTCATCAAGGAGCAGTTCAATCCCGGCCCGCTGGAGCTTGGCCTCGCCGCCGCCGGCACGCAGGGCGGCGCACTCATCGGTGCATTGCTCGGCGGCTGGCTGTCGGACAAGATCGGCCGCCGCTGGATGTTCTTGGGGACGATGACGATGTTCGTGGTGCTGGCCGTGGCGCAGGCCTTCGTTCCCAACGTCGCGTGGCTGATCGTCATCCGCTTCCTGCTCGGCCTGCCGCTCGGCAGCGACATCTCGACCGGCTACACGTATATCATGGAGTCGATGGCCAAGGGCCAGCGCGAGGTGATGGGCAATCGCTGGCAGTTCATGTTCGCGGTCGGCGAGGTGCTGACGCTCGGCGTGATCGCGCTGTTCCTGATTGCCGAGATCAACCACGAGACGGTCTGGCGCGTCACCCTCGGGCTCGGCGCGGTGCCGGCGCTGATCATCCTGTTCCTGCGCCACGACGTTCCGGAGACCGCCGTCTGGCTGGTGCAACACGGCCGCTTCCGCGAGGCCAAGGACGTGGCGCGGCAGATGTACAACGACGATCTCCCGATGCTGCCGAACCAGGACATGGTTGTCGAAAAGCCGAGCACATGGGATTTCCTCTCCGACCTGCGCAAGGATCCGATCCGCTGGCGCGCGACGATCTACGGCTGGATCGCCTGCTTCGCCCAAGGCGCCGAATTCGCCACTTTCGGGTTCTATCTGCCGGTGCTGTTCACGATGGTTGGCGTCTCCACCACGCTCGGCAACAACCTCGTCACGATGGCGCTGTTCTGTCTCGCCGCCGTCTCCGGCTGGGTCGGGCCGCTGCTGACGCCCCGGATCGGCCATCGCGGCATCGGCATCGCCGGCTTCGCGATCGTGCTGGTGTCACTGATCGTGGCCGCCGGCGCGCTCTACACCGGACACACCATCATCCTGCCGTTCGCCGCCGCCGCCATGCTGTGGGGCCATTACTGGGACGCTTCCAACTGCATGACCATCCCGACCATGGTGGCGCGCCCGCGCTATCGCGGCACCGCCAGCGGCTTCGCCTACATGTTCGTGAAGCTGCCGTCGTTCCTGGCGATCTTCCTGTTCCCCGCGCTGTTCACCGCGATCGGCCAGGCCAATGCGACATTGTTCGTCGCGATCTTCCCGCTGGCCGGCCTGCTCGCCGCGATCTTCATCCTGCCGGAGGTGTATGGCTACGAGGCGGATTGA